ATTGGGTTTGTTTACCAAAAGTAAAAAGAATAGTAGCCTCATCTTTTCTCTTCCTTCTGGATAAGGGATTGACCGTctgattctaaggctactttcacactcgcgttttgggcggatccgtcatggatctgcaaaaacagatccgttacaataatacaaccgcatgcatccgtcatgaacggagccgtttgtattatctgtaacatagccgtaacataagacagatccgtcatgaactccattgaaagtcaatgggagagggatcctttttctattgtaccagattgtgtccgagaaaatggatccatccccattgacttaaattgtgtgtcaggacggatccgtttggctcagtttcgtcaagcagacagcaaaacgctgcaggcagcgttttggtgtccgcctccagagcgaaatggagactgatcagaggcaaactaATGCATTTTTAGTGGatatttttccattcagaatgcactaggGCAAAACTAATGCATTTTGGACtgtttttgagagccctgaatggatctcagaaacagaaagccaaatcgtgagtgtgaaagtagcctaaaatggttctggtgtattttttCTAAGTTTGGATATATTTCAACAAATTTGTACAAAAACTTGATTCAGGCCAAGTCAATTCTACATGAATCAGAAAAAGAGAGAAATGTTTAACACTCTTCTTGAAAATTGACATGCAAATCAGCCCTCCTTATTAAAGGAAAGAAAACTCAAAGTCCACAAAGTTACAGAAATGAAAACAATTACCATATACCTAAAGCCTAAAGTATCTGCCgtatgtccttaaaggggttgtgcagcaatttatatggatgacctatgctcaggataggtcatcaatatcttattggtgggcatctgacacctggcacccctgaagatcagctgtttggagaggaGGTGGCGCTACATGCTAGAGTCGCTTCCTGGCCATTACACTGCCCCTCATCTCCCGTGCAGCGGCGGCATAGTGTAAGTATAAGTACTTGCTCCAGTCAAGTGAATGCAGCAAGTACTCAACATTACACTGATGAAGTGCAtgaagcgctgcctcctcttcaaacagctgatcgtagggaatgctgggtgtcggacccccggcaatcagatattgatgacctatactgaggataggtcatcaatataaatcgctgcacaacccctttaaaagtgttgCTGAGATAAAAATCTAAAACAAGCCTAAAATGGCTAAAAATTAAAACATCTTATTACCCACTCCTTCCTCAAGCAACTTTCTTTGTGGTGTTGGTCCGTTACCCCTGCCGGTGAAGTGTTGGAATATGGCATGTGaccactacagccaatcactgttctcAATGCTCTACTAGTGAGGAGAATGATTGGCTACAGTATTACATGCTATTTCCCAAAATGTCACTGAACAAATCATCGACACTGTGACATGAACAGTGATGTGCAGATATATGGAACCTGAATGCTGCCGCCAATCTCTGTCCTAAAGGGTAAACCACTGAGGAGACTGAGTGGCTACAGCGTCACATGCCATATCTCAACACATCACTGTGTTTGTCATTGATACGTGCACAGTGctatgcaggtatatggaactgTAAGGGGTATTAACtattagatctgtgggggtcctaccgctgggactcccaccgatcacacGAACAGAGGCCCTGTACCCTCTGCAGCCCCCTGAAATAAACATAATGGCCCGGGCGCACATcactcagctatctccagaattcccatagaaattaatggagcggccGCGCTTGCCTGACTGGCTACAGGTAGTATGGGGCCCCGGTTCTCGTGATTGATGGGGatccccagcagtaggacccccaccgatctaatagttatcccctatcctgtggataggggataacttaatctaaccagaatacccctttaaatgctgcagCCCATCACTGTCCTCAGGGGTaaaccactgaggacagtgattggctgcagcggtcgcATGCCATATCCTAACACATCATGGCTGCTGTTTGCAAACAAACAACTGCAGGAAGATCAAACTAGCGACACAGAGAACAGCATTGGAGAAAGGGatgagtataaaaaaaaaatctttttatccATTTTAGgtcttttctgagatttttattatAATACCCTTAGGGGTTTATTGGTTGATAACCAATTATGATGCTCATCTATAAAACGAGGGAAAAGCAATAAGAAAACATCTTACCATAAAGAAGAAATTCATGCCAGCTGTACTCAAAGCACTGTTATTTCTTGTTTTATAGATTTATAGTTTTTCAAATTATAATAAGCAAAGGAATAACAAAAATGTATTTACGTGAAATTTTCATTTCCTGTAGTCCAGCTTCTGTGACTGTGCTGCCATAGGATGTCCAGGAAATTGATATTAAAGTGCCAACAATACTGTTATACATTGCTATATTGCACCAAAGATTATGTACTCTGTGATTGCCGCTGTATATCACCGGCTCCACTGTTTTTGAGAATACACTGCTCTGTTTCTTTATCCCCCACACCTTCCAACTTCTTATATTTGCTGTGTTTTTGGTAAACATAAAGAGaggtaaaaataatacaaattgaGAAAAACAATATTTAATAATTTATTGTCATAGGTTAACAAACAAATACAATACAAAATATTAATTTCACAAATGTCAACACctgaaaaaaaactctttggtaaATGCAGCTACAAGAAAGCCTAGCGATTTTAGTTGGAAACAAACATTGATGAATAGCAAACAAAAGAGTAAATAGCAAAGATCTGAAAGTGATATTGTTCACTTGGTATAGAGATTGTTTTCATTTAAGGCTTCAGTGTGACCCCAATTTCCGATATTTATGGAAATATTAACACTGCAATGTTCATTGTTTTAATAACTCGAATTTacaaactgaaataaaaaaatggtagAATGATTATCCTACGTCATGGGGAACCTTTTGTTGACCTTGGTAAATACCAAGTCATAATGCAGTTTCTCATCTAGATCACTAAATCGAGGATGTGAATCTCCTATAACATACCCCCAAAATACAGAGCTACTCCCAGTATGTTCATCATGGGCATCCTCGTTTATCATTTTTTACCAACATTGGGCAATATAAATAtccaataaaatcatcatttgtttttatttttcttaactcTTTGCTGACAGAATGGGCTATGTACATTGGCAGTAAGTGCTATACAAATAAAAAGTAACTTTATGAGCACCATTAAAATCAGTTACATACAGTATGATCTATGAATGCTACAGATAAAttaaggttaaaaaaaagtatcaaCAGTATCAACAATTACATACCCAATCAGTTGAGTACATCATTTGGGATATGTCCTCCAAAGTGTTTACACTAATTACATTGCTAATTGAATACAGTCACTAGATTATATCTCCTATCCCTGTGGCTGTTTTTTTTATCCATATTGGACAAAGCTGAAAAATATTCATGGTGCAGCATATATAATCCAATTAATTGCATGTGTGCTCTTCATTGGTACTCATTTATATAACTAATCCGTATGATGGTATATGACATATGTCATCAAGGTAGCAACTTGTGCAGCGCGGATGCATTCAGAGAGTTGATTCTGTTGTAGAGCTTTCCGCCTGGTTTGGATGACACTTTTGTAATGTATAATCTTAGAAATGACATACAAGAGTATATTTTCAGTATGGACTGCACATTTTCCATAATATAGATAGCTGACAATGACATCCCACAAATTTCACGCTCTGCAGATTATGGCACCTTTATTCTATTCTATCAGTCATGACTGCATTAAATGACTCAGGTAGCCCAGAAGCCATAGTTTTCTTTTTGAAAATGTTAAAATAATCATTGCTTTACAATATAAATTAAGAAGGTAACACTTAGAAACACAAAGATTTTTCACAATTAACTCTGACCCGATTAATCAGACCTATGGAGAGTGGACTAATGACCAGCAATCCTGAGTATCACTGCTTGTTCCAGGAGAAGAGTCACTAGAGTGATCCATCATAGTCCATTCTGGAAGATTTGACAATTGCGGCTCAGGTTCAAAGATGCCCAAAATAGTTTTTTCTGATGTTGCTCCATCCTTTATTATAGCCTGGTCTCCAAGTATATTGATAAGAAAATTGATGTATCTCATAGCCAGTCTTAGAGTTTCATTTTTACTTAATTTCTTGTCAGGTGGGTGAGTTGGAATAAGTTTTCTCAGCTCGGCAAAAGCACTATTGACATTCTGTTGCCTCCATCGCTCTCTTGTGTTGGTGAAGATTTTGCGAGTCATTTTCCTTGAAGGTTGTCTACAAGAGATTATAACAAAATAAATAACTGTAAGAGTATGTGCTCGCTGATTTTTTTTGTcagaggttttgaggcagattttcctgcaggtttttcagccaaagccagaagtggatttaaAAGAAATCAGAACTATCAAGGAAAGATATATATTTCTCCTTCCCTCTGGATGcatttctggctttggctgataAACCTGTAGGAAAATCTGTCTCAAAACCATCTCCAAAAAATTGTGTGAACCTACCTTAACTGTTCATGTACATAAAACAAAAAGAATGGTGCTACGCTAAAATAATAGGTCTTTCTGAAGCTCCTAGTGTCTGCTTGAGCCATAATGCACACATAATGATAGACTATTTCAAAAATGTATGTAACCGAGGAATAGAGTTgaagtctgctatatatattttaaagtgtattacaatatatattttttcttttattgattattttttttttactaaacagTACAGTACAACCAGTAATAAATATTTGTGTTCATTAATTAAATCATTAAATGTTTTCTGATATGGTTTACGGTATTTATATCATATGgtatatgattaaaaaaaaagcacatttttgttggGGGTATTATTCCATTCTAGTGCAGTAAACTACTATTTGTTCTAAACCTTAGCAATAAAAagcaaagttaaaaaaataagaatgcaaatataaaaaagaaattatAATTTAGACTACACTTATAGGAAAGAAAGTACAAAAGGCTAATATCATTTCATACTGTGATCTGCATCAATAATAGGATAACCTACAGCCACAAATATTGTCTGAAaaatatttgtttaaaaaaatccccaaacaATCCATCGTCATCACTGACGAGTGACGACATCTGTACAGGTTAATTCATATTTTAGTGCTTTCAAACAAAATACAGAACAGTAGCAAAGAGTCATCCATGAAATATGAATTTTGAATTATCTAAAATTAGACTGCAAAAATATGTTCGCTGCATGTTTTCCAATtgcaaaacatgtaaaaaaaattgttgttaaAAATTACTTTGAACTTTGTACTTaaaatactaaatttttataatttcaTTAATTGTAAGATAcaagccaatatatatatatgttttatataatatagatattagatagatagatagattgatagatagataaagataaTATATATGCCTATATTTctgtagatagatgatagacatGACAGTTAGATAgatgatatatatgagatagataaagatagatagatagataaagataaTATATATGCCTATATTTctgtagatagatgatagacatgacagatagatatgagatagatagatagatagatatttaaaTATTATTGGAATTATGTAATGTTACAGCTTTTGTATGAAAATACTGtagcacaaaaataaataaataaatacaaaaatgaatAATACAATGCTGCCTACATATGTAATAATTGATACTCACCTTGAATGTCTTAGTGTAAGTGTTAGTATGATACGTTCTTGTTCTTCTGTTTAGAGAATCAAGTTGAACATCATGAATCTTCTCATACAGAATGAGCAGTTGTATCTAGGCAGCCCTGTCAATGTCTGAATAGTGTGTCAAGCACTGAATGTGGAGCCCTCAGCATCATTTATAAGAAGCCTGCCCCTTTGTCCGACGCGTGTCACTGCTGGACCCAGAGAAGCTTGCATATTTTGCTCTCCTCCTGGGAGATCAAGTCCCTCCCTCCCATTTATGCCAAGCTGCATAGGTAGCCTAAATTGTGTGCTCTTGCAGAtccatatatctttttttttatgaacagcATAATAGATGATAATGTATTTATAAAATGACTTCTTCTCAATgctgcatataataaaaaatagagaaCTTTTTGTGTAATCCAAACATAAAATACtgatataaaattgtactgtatattgtatttATAAGACtgttctgtgtgtatatatatatatatatatatatatatatatataagaaagaaAAACAGTGGCAGCACTGTCCCTGATGCAAGCTGGTGGGTGCAGCTGGCCCAAAGTGGATTAAAGCCAATCCAGTaaatacaaaatagaaaaaagatgggcagcactccaagaagtaaaaattgcaaaaaactttatttaccccagtagaacatgcaacgtttcggctctagacaggagccttcctcaagcagtgtacAAAGACAAAGTGACAAAATTATATAGCAGTGTGCTAATTCAATGGAATTAACAAGACATGTGCAATTAATTcataattgatgacaaatctcttaaaatatgacatatagataagtgaaaataaaatgctAAAAAATTTTGGGAACTAATTATAACCATACTGTATGTATCGCCTTAATAGTGTACTCATAATTACATCTCATAGTAGGAGAGCTTACAGACATCCATAATTGAAATCAATAACGTGATCAGTGCTATGTGTGAATTATAATCAAAAGTGCCAGGTGCTTACTAGAAAGTATTGCGATCAGAGAGTGAAGGAGGAGTATGAGGGCGAATGGCTGCCATCCACGGTGTAGCGTGCAGTCCGGCGTGCCTAGGGTGCATCTGCGCATGTCAGAGTGACGTACATTGGATACTTCTGGCTTTAGCCGCATACATCATTGCGCAGCTGCGCATTGTGACTTCGATACTGCTTCCGCCATATTTGATGAAGGAGTTAGATGTTCATAGCGAGCGCACACAGGTTTATGCTAATCTTGTCTGTTACACACAGGTTCAAGGTGGTGTCTGCACTTATTCATGCCAACATACCAAAGATGGCAGTGCGGGGTCGGGTGAAGACTACCCCAACAAGTAGAGGCGCAATCTCCACCCGTGACCAACGGTCAGTTACGTGCCTGCACGTTAGTGCAGGATCGCATTGCACCCCTGATCATAACCCGCACTTCACCACCATCAAAGAGGGTTCTCCTCAGTGTCACCTGCCATGTGCATATCAGACTATGGccatagataaaaataaaaacaaaaacaaacatccTCTGCATGATATGAGTCCTGACTGCACGCAATTCCCCAATGTCACCTCGTAATTCCTCTCTCCATACTCCGTGGCAAACCATCTGTGataaaatatataagaaaaaaaagaagataaaaaATTTGGCAATCCATAAGGAACATATACTTTGTCCCATACAATTGATCACCAAACATACGCAGGTGCAGTAAAACATTTCCATATGATGGACAGAGGcatctattttatatatatatatgtgtgtgtttatataAGTAATTAGTACTGTAAAGGTATCCAAGGCCAAAGAAAACTTCAAAAACatagcttttattatttttttttgccaagaaTAAAAGCAACAAGAAAATGGTTTGGGCTCTGTATAGCACTCGCTTGCATGCTTGTTgttgcaaaaatgtaaaaaaaaatatagttttagaaaatagaataaaatcaaaaagaataaaaatttaaaatcaaaTTTCTtcgttttacatataaaaaaaaattggtatcgctgcatcggaactattatattatttatcctgtatggtgaacgctatcataaaaaaaaaataaaaatgcctgaattgcttccataaaacatgaAATGTAAAGTGATCAAAGAGTCAtacacagtgatggtcagttcacagtgttcactgcgaacacatgcgggctgccatcttgactcacccgtccggcgatgcacaggtaagcccttacctgtgccgggagccagtctgtaatcaaatgcggtcaccgggagcaggcagttccgagaacagcccgatgaaggcccccggcggctgttctcggaacggcctgctcccggtgaccgcatttgatttcagaccagctcgaggcacaggcacaggtaagggcttacctgtgcatcgccggacgggtgagtctatccttactaaagatggcagcccgcatgtgttcgctggcgaacactgcgaactgaccatcactggtcatacatactccaaaatgatgtcaataaaaactacagcgtaggcctcatgcacacgaacgtgtgcgccccgtggtcgtgctgcagcCCGCAGAATGCGGGCAGCAATGCACGAAcactgtccgtggggcagccgcagcgaatCCTGgaatcattcactttaatgggtccgcgatccggacgttctgcaaaaagataggacatgttctatctttttgcggaacggaagtacgagacaaaaccccacggaagcactccatagtgctcccgtagggttccgttccgtgcttccattccgcacctccagatttgaggacccattgaagtgaatgcacacgaaacggtgcccgtgtattgcggattcgcaaatgcggtccgcaatacggccacggagcaaTAGGCCTTAGTGTCAGAACATGGTGATGCAAAGACATTTTTTCAAACACCTTTttaaaagtattaaaacataCAAAAACAATGTCAAATTGAAAAACTGTAACCTTTCTGAACCACAGAATTAAAGTAGAAAGTAATTTTTACCACTCAGTGAATGCGTTAAATATGAAAACTGTAAATCAATGAcgcaaattaatttatttttccaattccacctcattaataattttttctagcagcacaatatattatatGAAATATTAAATGATTATGGATCCTGGTTTGCACACagcacagtcatgctggaacagaaaaggaaAATTGTTCAAAATGTCTTGGTATTAAAGGGGTCTTCTAACAACCcacacattgacttcaatgaaagCAGTGCTGAAATGACAAAAGTGGCCAGTGACCCAAAGTACATAGGGCTTGCTTCCACGGAACTTTGGGCACTTTTCAGTAGCTCTAATTACAGAATCTATATATATGGATGGTTTAAAGAAAATGTGATGATTACATGTATTCGTTACAAAGGTTGTGGCATAGATGTGGTCATTTACACAtgtaatcctttttttatttagtgtGACCCATTTGCTATTATTGTCTTATTGAGGCGGTGCTTAATCCCTGTTTGTCCAATTAAGCTATACTTACTGTCTttaggaaaggccatcaatattagattgatgGTGGCCTGAGTCTCAACACCCAcattgatcaactgtttgaagaggttgtCGTGCTCCCCTTCATCATTTACACTGCTCAGTACAGCATAGCTCAGTCCCATCCAGTAACAACAGGCATAACTGCCACTGAAGGTACGGAACTGCCTGTTAAacaattaggctacattcacgcgaacgtattttgtttttaGTTGGTGAGTATAAGCCATCAATTTAACCCCAGTGCGTAACTGTACGTCCAAGGTGAGTGTGGGAGGTATGGAACGGGCTCATGAGCTGATCCTGCTCCATAACTGGAGTGTTATGGTCATgtaatatacagtgctgcccataattattcatacccctggcaaattttgactaagggtccatttacacgtccgcaatttcgttccgcattttgccccacacttccgggtccgcaattccgatcccgaaaaatatagaacatgtcctattcttgtccgcaattgcggacaagattaggcattttctattaagtgccggcgatgtgcggtccgcaaaatgcggaacgcacatcgccgatgtccgtgttttgcggatccgcggatccgtggatccgcaaaacacacacggacgtgtgaatgtacccttaaagatacttttattcaaccatcaAGTAATTTTTTCACGGGACATGACATAGGTgtatcccaaaagataataaaacgatgtacaagaggcattattgtgggaaaaaaaagcatttctcaatttttatttacatttgagcaaacttgctggttgaatacaagtaactttaagtcaaaatttgccaggggtatgaataattatgggcagcactgtagctgACACCCAACCATGCGCCAATGACAGTCGTTTAACCCATCATTTTCTGCAGTATCTGAGAGGCTAGACAGAGAaaggttactatggcagcctgaACCTTATaaaggctcccaggcctgccCTAGGAAATTGCCTGTTAAGCTCTGCCTGCAGCAGGGCTTAATAGGCAGCCAGCAAAAATCTCAACTGCTAAGGTATATTATTGCAGTCTATACTATAAGCCATCAAAAGGATTGCATGTTTAAGTCCCATTAATttaataatagtaaaaaaaagttaaaatataaagtaattaaaaattgcaaattcAAATCAACCACCCTTTGACAATTTTACACATATAAATAAATGTACAGACCCTGAAAATGTTCAAAGtactaaaatataaaagtattatcATGTGTGGTGATACAGTATAATGTATcataaaaagaaaatggctgatttgcaatttttggtcacctttctACCCcaaaaacttaataaaaagaaATCAAAAAGTTATCTGTTCCCCAAAGAAGTACTAATGGAACTACACCTTCTCCTGAAAAAAAGCCCTCGCACAGCTCTGCagatggaattataaaaaaaaaagactacacatttttttcaagattcttatttttttaagtagtagcataataaaaactatataaatttagtATTGTTGATATTGTACTAATCCACAGCATAAGgtcatcatgtcatttttagaaaATAggaaacaccataaaaacaaaacccaaaaaaccattgcggaattgtgttttttttccccccaacatAGTAAATGAAATAGTGCCATTACAAAATATAACTTCTGCAAAAGattagccctcatatggctatgtgaaggggaagtaaaaaagttatggattttggaaggtGAGGAGAAAACGAGAATGTAAAAACTAGATTACCcctgtcctgaagaggttaaagaacCAGAAAACCCTCTTACCGTATGCCAGCCATGAAATGCAAGTGTTACATACACTGAACATTGCCAAGACACCACTTACTGTAGAGTTGTGTGCAGCTGGACAAATATATCTAAAATCTGTATGTTTGTTTGACTTATTTCCCAGCCACCAGCTTTACATATGTTCGTCACATACTGTCACCTGCCTTGCTAAACATGTGCCTCATTTATATGCCCCTTTCACATGTTTTAGCTTCACTTTATGAGCCATGGGCAGCTCTTTCTTGAGGTAAACTACATAGCCATACATGACACTCACCTATAGATCAAGTGCTAGTCTTACCTTTCTTACTAAATTAAGACAATTTCCTATTTTACCTCATCCACGTTGCTAGTAAATGGGGTTCTTCTGTTTAAGCGTAATGTATTTCTTTACACATGGCCTCTTAGCaggatttgttatgctttttcctGCGTTCAATAAATGGGGGAGGTTGTGAGGGAGAGGAGGTGAGGGCGCTGAAGTAGGAATTTACATAATCTGATTAAATGGGGATTATTTAGTGGTCGCTAAACAGGCTCAATGTGCTCGAGCTGCAAACCTTTACTATTCATTGCCCTCACAGCCCTGTGGAGAAACTGCACCTGCAGGACCAATGCCTGAAACTCTTCTGGGATCTCCACAGTGCAGATCCATGGGAGAAGTCTTGGGACACCATGCTT
The Bufo gargarizans isolate SCDJY-AF-19 chromosome 2, ASM1485885v1, whole genome shotgun sequence genome window above contains:
- the LOC122926439 gene encoding T-cell acute lymphocytic leukemia protein 2-like — translated: MTRKIFTNTRERWRQQNVNSAFAELRKLIPTHPPDKKLSKNETLRLAMRYINFLINILGDQAIIKDGATSEKTILGIFEPEPQLSNLPEWTMMDHSSDSSPGTSSDTQDCWSLVHSP